Proteins from a genomic interval of Pantoea deleyi:
- the ybeD gene encoding DUF493 family protein YbeD: protein MKTKLNELLEFPTPFTYKVMGLAQPELVDQVVEVVQRHAPGDYSPEVKPSSKGNYHSVNITITATHIEQVERLYEELGKIDIVRMVL from the coding sequence ATGAAAACCAAACTGAATGAACTGCTCGAATTTCCTACCCCCTTTACCTATAAAGTGATGGGTCTGGCGCAACCGGAGCTGGTTGATCAAGTGGTTGAAGTGGTGCAACGTCATGCGCCCGGCGACTACAGCCCTGAAGTCAAGCCGAGCAGCAAAGGCAACTATCACTCCGTCAATATCACTATCACCGCCACCCATATCGAACAGGTTGAACGCCTGTATGAAGAGCTGGGTAAAATCGACATTGTGCGGATGGTTCTGTAA
- the cspE gene encoding transcription antiterminator/RNA stability regulator CspE has translation MSKIKGNVKWFNESKGFGFITPEDGSKDVFVHFSAIQSNGFKTLAEGQRVEFEITDGAKGPSAANVISL, from the coding sequence ATGTCTAAGATCAAAGGTAACGTTAAGTGGTTTAATGAATCTAAAGGATTCGGTTTCATTACTCCTGAAGATGGCAGCAAAGATGTATTCGTACACTTCTCTGCAATCCAGAGCAACGGCTTCAAAACTCTGGCTGAAGGTCAGCGCGTTGAGTTTGAAATCACCGACGGCGCGAAAGGCCCATCTGCTGCTAACGTTATCAGTCTGTAA
- a CDS encoding ABC transporter substrate-binding protein yields MKLGIAAATTLLLSTACAATTYPVTVTDMDGQKITLQKEPQHVILQDGRDVMALALLDRQNPFQRVVAWNNLPKKQDTQTWDLLKQRWPQATSIVDMGFNDQGQVNLESVLAKQPDLMIAQLRAKPALAQSGVLATLKNLHIPVLFLDDELHPKENTLKSVKVLGTVLNREAEAKAYADFYQQRWEMLQQRIAQVQNKPTVFIEPIAGNSDNCCFTHGHNGWGALVEAVGGKNIGSSLLPGSSGFVSLEKIIAMKPDVYIMTGSKRPNSNVLPFGYGASQSEVTATFNRLQSRTGVAQIEPVKQKRVYGVYHHFYNHPYNIIGMEILAKDLYPAHFRDLDPTADYHHIVTRFTGLPDAPVILSTP; encoded by the coding sequence TACCTATCCGGTTACGGTGACCGACATGGACGGTCAGAAAATTACGCTGCAGAAAGAGCCGCAGCATGTGATTTTACAGGATGGCCGTGACGTGATGGCGCTGGCGTTGCTGGATCGGCAGAATCCGTTTCAGCGGGTCGTGGCCTGGAACAACCTGCCGAAAAAGCAGGATACCCAGACCTGGGATCTGCTGAAGCAGCGCTGGCCGCAGGCGACATCAATTGTGGATATGGGCTTTAACGATCAGGGCCAGGTTAACCTGGAGAGCGTGCTGGCGAAGCAGCCCGATCTGATGATCGCGCAGCTGCGCGCGAAACCGGCGCTGGCGCAGTCAGGCGTGCTGGCTACCCTGAAAAATCTGCACATCCCGGTGCTGTTCCTGGATGACGAGCTTCACCCGAAAGAGAACACGCTGAAGAGTGTGAAGGTGCTGGGCACCGTGCTGAACCGCGAAGCGGAGGCGAAAGCGTACGCCGATTTCTACCAGCAGCGCTGGGAGATGCTTCAACAGAGGATTGCTCAGGTGCAGAACAAGCCGACGGTCTTTATCGAACCGATTGCCGGTAACAGCGATAACTGCTGCTTTACCCACGGTCATAATGGCTGGGGCGCGCTGGTGGAAGCGGTCGGCGGAAAAAATATCGGCTCTTCGCTGCTGCCCGGCAGCTCAGGCTTTGTGTCGCTGGAGAAGATTATCGCCATGAAACCGGACGTCTACATCATGACCGGTTCTAAGCGCCCCAACAGCAACGTGCTGCCGTTTGGTTATGGCGCGAGTCAGAGCGAGGTGACCGCCACCTTTAACCGCCTGCAGAGCCGCACCGGGGTGGCGCAGATCGAACCGGTGAAACAGAAACGGGTCTATGGCGTCTACCACCATTTCTACAATCACCCTTACAACATCATCGGCATGGAAATTCTGGCCAAAGATCTCTATCCGGCGCACTTCCGGGATCTCGATCCTACCGCCGATTACCATCACATCGTGACACGCTTTACGGGATTACCGGATGCGCCGGTGATCCTCAGCACTCCCTGA
- a CDS encoding RcnB family protein produces MKKTTLTLIASLLTCSTLFSQAVRADDHDDGHRMPVPHQSSDRGPDNRDHTPNRGRDNPGQGDRNPHDQGRDRHDDRSRHDRDDARDHFAWQGHDFRRGHPIPPEYRGDHYRVDNWHERGLREPPRGYHWANIDGNYVLIAAATGVITALVLNSAMH; encoded by the coding sequence ATGAAAAAAACAACGCTAACACTGATCGCTTCACTTCTGACATGCAGCACACTCTTCTCACAGGCCGTACGGGCGGATGATCACGATGACGGGCACCGGATGCCGGTTCCGCATCAGAGCAGTGACCGCGGGCCGGACAATCGCGATCACACGCCGAATCGTGGCCGCGATAATCCGGGTCAGGGTGACAGAAACCCGCATGATCAGGGCCGGGATCGCCATGACGATCGCAGCCGTCACGACAGAGACGATGCACGCGACCATTTCGCCTGGCAGGGCCACGACTTCCGTCGCGGCCATCCCATCCCGCCGGAATATCGCGGCGACCATTACCGGGTAGACAACTGGCATGAACGCGGTCTGCGTGAACCGCCGCGCGGTTATCACTGGGCAAACATCGACGGCAACTATGTCTTAATTGCCGCCGCAACCGGTGTCATTACCGCCCTGGTGCTGAACAGCGCCATGCACTGA
- a CDS encoding GNAT family N-acetyltransferase has protein sequence MKIRQAELTDSFALSALLSELGYGGTESFIEQRLAQLCSDPSEALLVAEHGSQVLGFLSLHFIPQLALAGDFARISYFCIAEGERSKGVGQQLIQHAETLAAQRGCDRMEVHCHQSRIKANQFYAREGYSESPCYLIKAL, from the coding sequence ATGAAGATACGACAGGCAGAGTTGACAGACAGTTTTGCGCTGAGCGCCTTGCTGAGCGAGTTAGGCTACGGCGGAACCGAGAGCTTCATCGAACAGCGTCTGGCGCAGTTATGCAGCGACCCCAGTGAAGCGCTGCTGGTGGCGGAGCATGGCAGCCAGGTGCTCGGCTTCCTCTCTCTGCATTTTATTCCTCAGCTGGCTCTGGCCGGTGATTTCGCCCGCATCAGCTATTTCTGCATTGCCGAGGGGGAACGCAGTAAAGGTGTCGGACAGCAGCTGATACAGCATGCCGAAACGCTGGCGGCGCAGCGCGGCTGCGATCGCATGGAAGTTCACTGTCATCAGTCGCGTATTAAGGCCAATCAGTTTTACGCCCGCGAAGGCTACAGTGAATCTCCCTGTTATCTGATCAAAGCGCTGTAA
- a CDS encoding Cof-type HAD-IIB family hydrolase — MTTVKMVAVDMDGTFLDDSKQYNRSRFLACYQQLIARDIRFVVASGNQYYQLKSFFPEIAGEIAFVAENGAWIIDRDEELFCGAFERRDVEAVIATLQNGDYPGLRYLLCGRESAYYFEGIDETWLQKMRHYCHRLKPINRLEDVQDDRLFKFALNLSDDYIEPLMADIERLHQGRVAATSSGHGSVDLIVPGNHKAHGLDLLARRWGISHDQVLAFGDGGNDLEMLRQSGFSFAMANAPARVKQAAHYAAPANNDQGVLQVIEQMLAGSGPFSTAPA, encoded by the coding sequence ATGACGACGGTTAAGATGGTGGCGGTAGATATGGACGGCACCTTTCTGGACGATAGCAAGCAGTACAACCGATCCCGCTTTCTCGCCTGCTATCAGCAACTCATCGCCCGTGACATCAGATTTGTGGTGGCCAGCGGCAATCAGTATTACCAGCTTAAATCATTCTTCCCGGAGATCGCCGGCGAGATCGCCTTTGTCGCAGAGAACGGCGCCTGGATCATCGATCGCGATGAGGAGCTGTTTTGCGGTGCCTTTGAACGCCGCGATGTGGAGGCCGTGATCGCCACCCTGCAAAACGGGGACTATCCGGGCCTGCGCTACCTGCTGTGCGGCCGGGAAAGCGCGTACTACTTCGAGGGCATAGACGAGACGTGGCTGCAGAAGATGCGGCATTACTGCCACCGGCTGAAGCCGATTAACCGGCTGGAGGATGTACAGGATGACCGCCTGTTCAAGTTCGCGCTGAACCTCTCGGATGACTATATCGAGCCCTTAATGGCGGATATTGAGCGGCTGCATCAGGGGCGCGTAGCGGCGACCTCCAGCGGTCACGGGTCGGTGGATCTGATCGTGCCCGGAAACCATAAAGCCCATGGTCTGGACCTGCTGGCCCGGCGCTGGGGGATTTCGCACGATCAGGTGCTGGCGTTTGGCGACGGTGGCAACGACCTGGAGATGCTCAGACAGTCCGGCTTCAGTTTTGCCATGGCTAATGCGCCGGCGCGGGTGAAGCAGGCGGCACACTATGCGGCGCCCGCCAACAACGATCAGGGCGTGCTGCAGGTGATTGAGCAGATGCTGGCAGGCAGCGGGCCGTTCAGCACCGCGCCGGCTTAG
- a CDS encoding iron-containing alcohol dehydrogenase → MSENLSELYSNQRTLFGRGSLDKLVPLLAARPQPTLLFCGHSFLQGPAYARLKAGLNDHIIGYEIVSHEASPAEIDGWVARWRGHVDRVVAIGGGSVLDAAKAFSAMVQHPLPVARYLEKVGDTAVQPITLPLIAIPTTAGTGSEVTQNAVVTDQHEIQIKASLRHPVFVPAVAILDADLLKGAPDRVLATCGIDAFTHLFEAYLSSKGNLLTRQLALTGLRQFIQAWPGLNREDDAGDRARDAMMMASWLGGVSLSSAGLGVIHGIAGELGAIKPFHHGEVCGRLLFPFLDLLADSGHPLQRQLMDELHAQLFNETTDSPARFLKQWLQQQAIVPFWQDGPSLSHAETEWILARANSKNSLVDYSREQMQKMIAQAWSVTA, encoded by the coding sequence GTGAGTGAGAACCTGAGTGAGCTGTACAGTAATCAACGAACCCTCTTTGGCCGCGGGAGCCTGGATAAACTGGTGCCGCTGCTGGCCGCCCGTCCGCAGCCTACGCTGCTGTTTTGCGGGCACTCTTTTCTGCAGGGCCCGGCCTACGCGCGGCTGAAAGCCGGACTCAACGACCACATCATCGGGTATGAGATCGTCAGTCATGAAGCCTCCCCCGCCGAGATCGATGGCTGGGTGGCGCGCTGGCGCGGTCATGTGGATCGGGTGGTGGCGATTGGCGGAGGGAGCGTGCTGGATGCGGCGAAAGCCTTCAGCGCGATGGTGCAGCATCCGTTGCCTGTCGCCCGCTATCTGGAAAAAGTGGGTGATACGGCGGTTCAGCCCATCACGTTGCCGCTGATAGCCATCCCGACCACCGCCGGAACCGGCAGTGAAGTCACCCAGAATGCGGTAGTCACCGATCAGCACGAGATTCAGATCAAGGCATCACTGCGCCATCCGGTCTTTGTGCCGGCGGTCGCCATCCTCGACGCTGACCTGCTGAAGGGCGCGCCGGATCGGGTACTGGCGACCTGCGGTATCGATGCCTTTACCCACCTGTTTGAAGCGTATCTCTCCAGCAAGGGGAATCTCCTGACTCGCCAGCTGGCGCTGACCGGCCTGCGTCAGTTTATTCAGGCCTGGCCGGGGCTGAACCGGGAGGATGATGCAGGCGATCGGGCACGGGACGCGATGATGATGGCCTCCTGGCTGGGCGGCGTCAGCCTCAGCAGCGCCGGACTGGGGGTGATCCACGGTATTGCCGGTGAGCTGGGGGCGATTAAACCCTTCCATCATGGTGAAGTGTGCGGCCGTCTGCTGTTCCCGTTCCTGGATCTGCTGGCCGATAGCGGCCATCCGCTACAGCGCCAGCTGATGGACGAGCTGCATGCGCAGCTCTTTAACGAAACCACAGATTCTCCGGCCCGGTTCCTTAAGCAGTGGCTGCAGCAGCAGGCGATCGTGCCTTTCTGGCAGGATGGGCCGTCGCTGAGCCATGCGGAAACAGAGTGGATCCTGGCACGGGCCAACAGCAAAAATTCGCTGGTCGATTACAGCCGCGAACAGATGCAGAAAATGATCGCCCAGGCCTGGTCTGTGACAGCTTAG
- the gntT gene encoding gluconate transporter: protein MPLLYVAIGVALLLLLMIRFKLNGFIALILVALAVGVMQGMPVNKVITSIKAGVGGTLGSLALIMGFGAMLGKLLADCGGAQRIATTLIEKFGTKHIQWALVLTGFIVGFALFYEVGFVLMLPLVFSVAASARVPLLYVGVPMAAALSVTHGFLPPHPGPTAIATLFNADMGKTLLFGTLLGIPTVILAGPVYARFLKNIDKPIPQGLYNPKTFTEAEMPSFGVSVWTALVPVVLMALRAVAEMLLPKGHALLPYAEFFGDPVMATLIAVLIAIFTFGLNRGRTMEQVMDTLTDSIKIIAMMLLIIGGGGAFKQVLVDSGVDKYIASMMHSTQLSPIFMAWSIAAVLRIALGSATVAAITAGGIVAPLIVTSGASPELMVIAVGSGSVIFSHVNDPGFWLFKEYFNLTIGETIRSWSALETIISVCGLIGCLLLSWMI, encoded by the coding sequence ATGCCATTACTCTATGTGGCGATCGGCGTCGCGTTACTGCTGCTGCTGATGATTCGCTTTAAGCTCAATGGATTTATCGCGCTGATTCTGGTGGCGCTGGCGGTCGGTGTGATGCAGGGCATGCCGGTAAACAAAGTTATTACCTCGATTAAAGCGGGCGTCGGCGGCACGCTGGGTAGCCTGGCGCTGATCATGGGCTTCGGCGCCATGCTCGGTAAGCTGCTGGCCGACTGCGGCGGTGCGCAGCGTATTGCGACCACCCTGATTGAAAAATTCGGCACGAAGCACATCCAGTGGGCGCTGGTGCTGACCGGCTTTATCGTCGGGTTCGCGCTGTTCTATGAAGTGGGCTTTGTGCTGATGCTGCCGCTGGTGTTCAGCGTGGCGGCCTCGGCGCGCGTGCCGCTGCTCTACGTCGGGGTGCCGATGGCAGCGGCTCTCTCCGTGACGCACGGCTTCCTGCCGCCGCATCCGGGTCCGACCGCGATTGCGACGCTGTTTAACGCCGACATGGGTAAAACGCTGCTGTTCGGCACGCTGCTCGGCATCCCGACGGTGATTCTGGCCGGACCGGTCTACGCCCGTTTCCTGAAAAACATCGACAAGCCGATTCCTCAGGGCCTCTATAACCCGAAAACCTTTACCGAAGCGGAAATGCCCAGCTTTGGTGTCAGCGTCTGGACGGCGCTGGTTCCGGTGGTGCTGATGGCGCTGCGTGCGGTGGCGGAGATGCTGTTACCCAAAGGCCATGCGCTGCTGCCGTACGCGGAGTTCTTTGGTGACCCGGTGATGGCTACGCTGATTGCCGTGCTGATTGCGATCTTCACTTTCGGCCTCAACCGCGGCCGCACGATGGAACAGGTTATGGATACCCTGACCGACTCCATCAAAATTATCGCCATGATGCTGTTGATTATCGGCGGTGGCGGAGCCTTTAAACAGGTTCTGGTCGACAGCGGCGTGGATAAGTATATCGCCAGCATGATGCACTCGACCCAGCTTTCACCGATCTTCATGGCCTGGTCTATTGCTGCGGTGCTGCGTATTGCGCTCGGTTCGGCGACGGTTGCGGCGATCACCGCAGGCGGGATTGTGGCACCGCTGATTGTCACCAGTGGTGCCAGCCCGGAACTGATGGTCATCGCGGTGGGTTCCGGCAGCGTGATCTTCTCTCACGTCAATGACCCGGGCTTCTGGCTGTTCAAGGAGTATTTCAACCTGACGATTGGTGAGACCATCCGCTCCTGGTCGGCGCTGGAAACCATTATCTCGGTATGCGGACTGATAGGCTGCCTGCTGCTCTCCTGGATGATCTAA
- a CDS encoding deaminated glutathione amidase, giving the protein MKVALGQFAVSREWQENAATCLDLMQRAAEADADLLVLPEAVLARDNSDPDFVIQAAQPLDGPFLSRLLDASLHTALTTIMSVHVPSVQQKALNVLVAIRSGKIIAAYEKLHLYDAFSMQESQRVNPGHAVPPLIEVAGMKVGLMTCYDVRFPELARRLALDGATVLVLPAAWVKGPLKEMHWALLTRARALENTCYMVAVGECGPRNIGNSLVVDPLGVAVANAAESPTLLFADIDPERVAYARRMLPVLENRRFVRPELGES; this is encoded by the coding sequence ATGAAAGTCGCACTGGGGCAGTTTGCGGTGAGCCGCGAGTGGCAGGAGAACGCCGCGACCTGTCTGGATTTGATGCAGCGCGCGGCGGAAGCCGATGCTGACCTGCTGGTGCTGCCTGAGGCGGTGCTGGCGCGGGATAACAGCGATCCCGATTTTGTGATTCAGGCGGCGCAGCCGCTGGATGGCCCTTTTCTGAGCCGGTTGCTCGACGCCAGTCTGCACACCGCGCTGACTACCATCATGAGTGTGCATGTTCCCTCCGTTCAGCAGAAAGCGCTTAACGTGCTGGTGGCGATTCGCAGCGGAAAAATCATCGCCGCCTATGAAAAGCTCCATCTCTACGATGCCTTTTCAATGCAGGAGTCTCAGCGCGTCAATCCGGGCCATGCCGTGCCGCCGCTGATCGAGGTAGCGGGAATGAAAGTCGGCCTGATGACCTGCTATGACGTGCGTTTTCCGGAGCTGGCGCGGCGGCTGGCACTGGATGGCGCAACCGTGCTGGTGCTGCCCGCCGCCTGGGTTAAAGGCCCGCTGAAAGAGATGCACTGGGCGCTGCTGACCCGCGCCCGGGCGCTGGAGAACACCTGCTATATGGTGGCGGTAGGTGAATGTGGCCCGCGCAATATCGGCAACAGCCTGGTCGTCGATCCGCTGGGCGTGGCGGTGGCGAATGCGGCAGAATCGCCGACACTTTTGTTTGCCGACATCGATCCGGAACGCGTTGCCTATGCGCGCCGGATGTTACCGGTGCTGGAAAACCGGCGCTTTGTGCGCCCTGAGCTCGGGGAGTCGTGA
- the lipA gene encoding lipoyl synthase has translation MSKPIQMERGVKYRDADKMALIPVKTVAVERQEMLRKPEWMKIKLPADSSRIQGIKAAMRKNGLHSVCEEASCPNLAECFNHGTATFMILGAICTRRCPFCDVAHGRPNAPDANEPAKLAQTIADMGLRYVVITSVDRDDLRDGGAQHFADCISAIREKNPTIKIETLVPDFRGRMDRALEILTATPPDVFNHNLENVPRVYRQVRPGANYEWSLKLLERFKEAHPDVPTKSGLMVGLGETNAEIIEVMRDLRRHGVTMLTLGQYLQPSRHHLPVQRYVSPAEFDEMKEEAMAMGFTHAACGPFVRSSYHADMQAKGEEVK, from the coding sequence ATGAGTAAACCAATTCAGATGGAACGCGGCGTCAAATATCGTGACGCAGACAAAATGGCGCTGATCCCGGTGAAAACCGTGGCTGTTGAACGGCAGGAGATGTTGCGTAAGCCGGAATGGATGAAAATCAAGCTGCCGGCCGACTCCAGTCGCATTCAGGGCATCAAAGCCGCAATGCGTAAAAACGGGCTGCACTCGGTCTGTGAAGAGGCCTCCTGCCCGAACCTCGCAGAATGCTTCAACCACGGCACCGCGACGTTTATGATCCTCGGCGCCATCTGTACCCGCCGCTGCCCGTTCTGCGACGTGGCCCATGGTCGCCCTAACGCGCCGGATGCCAATGAACCTGCGAAGCTGGCACAGACCATTGCCGATATGGGTCTGCGTTATGTAGTGATCACCTCGGTTGACCGCGACGATCTGCGAGACGGCGGTGCGCAGCACTTTGCCGACTGTATCAGTGCCATCCGCGAAAAAAATCCCACCATTAAAATCGAAACGCTGGTGCCGGACTTCCGTGGCCGTATGGATCGCGCGCTGGAAATCCTTACCGCGACGCCACCGGATGTGTTCAACCACAACCTGGAAAACGTGCCACGCGTTTACCGCCAGGTGCGTCCGGGCGCGAACTACGAGTGGTCACTGAAGCTACTTGAGCGTTTCAAAGAAGCGCATCCGGATGTCCCGACTAAATCGGGTCTGATGGTGGGGCTGGGCGAGACCAACGCCGAAATCATCGAAGTCATGCGCGATCTGCGTCGTCATGGCGTCACCATGCTGACGCTGGGACAGTATCTGCAGCCCAGCCGTCACCACCTGCCGGTTCAGCGCTACGTCAGCCCGGCTGAGTTCGATGAGATGAAAGAAGAGGCGATGGCGATGGGCTTTACCCATGCCGCCTGCGGTCCGTTTGTCCGCTCCTCTTATCACGCCGACATGCAGGCGAAAGGCGAAGAAGTGAAATAA
- the tatE gene encoding twin-arginine translocase subunit TatE encodes MEGISIAKLLIIGALIVLLFGTNKLRSLGGDLGSAIKGFKKAMKDEDTSASRTTAEDVPAERVVHKD; translated from the coding sequence ATGGAAGGTATCAGTATTGCCAAGCTGCTGATTATCGGTGCGCTTATCGTACTGCTTTTCGGTACCAACAAGCTGCGCTCACTGGGCGGCGATCTGGGCTCTGCCATCAAAGGCTTCAAGAAAGCCATGAAGGATGAAGATACCAGCGCATCCCGGACAACAGCTGAAGACGTGCCAGCTGAACGCGTCGTTCATAAAGATTAA
- the lipB gene encoding lipoyl(octanoyl) transferase LipB, which translates to MSSETLLVRQSGLCDWQSASDAMHAYTDQRDEHSRDEIWLVEHPPVFTQGQAGKAEHLLMPGDIPVVQSDRGGQVTYHGPGQQVMYVLIDVKRRKLGVRQLVTILEETVIATLADFGVSARARADAPGVYVGDEKICSLGLRIRKGCSFHGLALNVAMDLAPFLRINPCGYAGMSMTQLNHFQPDVTPAQVQAPLVSAFARLAGYENVEWVAGDLPVKP; encoded by the coding sequence TTGTCATCTGAAACTCTTCTCGTCCGCCAGTCAGGTCTGTGCGACTGGCAAAGCGCCTCCGACGCCATGCATGCCTACACGGACCAGCGCGACGAACACAGTCGCGATGAAATCTGGCTGGTCGAACACCCTCCAGTCTTCACCCAGGGCCAGGCGGGGAAAGCAGAGCACTTGCTGATGCCGGGTGACATTCCGGTGGTGCAGAGTGACCGTGGCGGCCAGGTCACCTATCACGGCCCTGGCCAGCAGGTGATGTACGTCCTGATCGACGTGAAACGCCGGAAGCTCGGCGTGCGTCAGCTGGTGACCATTCTGGAAGAGACGGTCATCGCCACCCTGGCCGATTTCGGTGTCAGCGCCCGGGCGCGGGCCGATGCGCCCGGCGTCTATGTCGGCGATGAGAAGATCTGCTCCCTGGGCTTGCGTATCCGCAAAGGCTGCTCGTTTCACGGTCTGGCGCTGAATGTGGCGATGGATCTGGCGCCCTTCCTGCGCATTAATCCCTGTGGCTATGCCGGAATGAGCATGACCCAGCTAAACCATTTTCAGCCTGACGTCACCCCAGCCCAGGTTCAGGCGCCGCTGGTCAGCGCCTTCGCGCGGCTGGCAGGTTATGAAAATGTTGAATGGGTAGCCGGCGATTTGCCTGTTAAGCCTTAA